In one Achromobacter spanius genomic region, the following are encoded:
- a CDS encoding Bug family tripartite tricarboxylate transporter substrate binding protein: protein MTLTDTPSFARRRFLALGATVAASAAFGVRAAQDWPAGQTITWVVPYPAGGSTDVLGRAVAQQLDALLATRVIVDNRPGATGTIGAARVARAAPDGLTLLGTSIGPQAIAPHVMGKLTYDPVADFEPIIMIGTITHLLVVGAAQPYRTVADLLAAAKAAPQSLAYASGGTGTILHMQGELLQQKTGTRFLHVPYKGDTPALQDTLAGQVQFAFLPAAAALPHVQSGALRALAVTSAQRLPVLPDVPTMQEAGIPDFVAEQWQAVFAPAGTPAPVIQRLNTSIGKALQSPSLTELAQKLGITLVGGSPQVLDQTRKADFQKWGKVIRDSGIQPT, encoded by the coding sequence ATGACATTGACTGACACCCCCTCGTTTGCGCGCCGACGCTTCCTGGCGCTGGGCGCCACCGTGGCCGCCAGCGCCGCGTTCGGTGTGCGCGCCGCGCAAGACTGGCCCGCCGGCCAGACCATTACCTGGGTCGTGCCCTACCCGGCCGGCGGCAGCACCGACGTGCTGGGACGCGCGGTGGCCCAACAACTGGACGCGCTGCTTGCCACGCGCGTCATCGTCGACAACCGGCCCGGCGCCACCGGCACCATCGGTGCGGCCCGCGTCGCGCGCGCCGCGCCTGATGGCCTCACGCTGCTGGGCACCTCGATCGGGCCGCAGGCCATCGCCCCCCATGTGATGGGCAAGCTGACCTATGACCCGGTCGCCGACTTCGAACCCATCATCATGATCGGCACCATTACCCATCTGCTGGTGGTGGGCGCGGCCCAGCCCTACCGGACCGTGGCCGATCTGCTGGCCGCCGCCAAGGCCGCGCCGCAAAGCCTGGCCTACGCCTCGGGCGGCACCGGCACCATCCTGCACATGCAGGGCGAACTGCTGCAGCAGAAAACCGGTACGCGCTTTCTGCACGTGCCCTACAAGGGCGACACGCCCGCGCTGCAAGACACGCTTGCCGGCCAGGTGCAGTTTGCGTTCCTGCCGGCGGCCGCCGCGCTGCCGCATGTGCAATCGGGCGCGCTGCGCGCCCTGGCCGTCACGTCCGCGCAGCGCCTGCCCGTGCTGCCTGATGTTCCGACCATGCAAGAAGCCGGCATTCCCGATTTCGTGGCCGAGCAATGGCAGGCCGTCTTCGCGCCGGCCGGCACGCCCGCGCCCGTTATCCAGCGGCTTAACACCAGCATCGGCAAGGCGTTGCAAAGCCCGTCCTTGACGGAATTGGCGCAGAAGCTGGGCATCACGCTGGTCGGCGGATCGCCGCAGGTGCTGGACCAGACCCGCAAGGCCGACTTCCAGAAGTGGGGCAAGGTCATTCGCGATTCCGGCATCCAACCCACCTGA
- a CDS encoding RraA family protein encodes MANQDIIKDFPRVDADVVRRAAQLQPAILADVAGRRGALHGRIRPLDPAMKLAGPAFTVEVRPGDNLMIHAAISLAKPGDVLVIDGKGDLSAALMGTIMMNACRQLGLAGVVIDGAARDTTEIIEMGYPVFAAGANPNGPTKNVPGRIGHPVSVGGVTVHAGDFIIGDADGLVVVEREKIEGLLPAAEKKVRDEAARIAAIQAGDTEAKWLTAALRSAGVLKEGESL; translated from the coding sequence ATGGCAAACCAGGACATCATCAAGGACTTTCCCCGCGTCGACGCCGATGTCGTGCGCCGCGCCGCGCAATTGCAACCCGCCATCCTTGCCGACGTGGCCGGCCGACGTGGCGCGCTGCATGGCCGGATCCGGCCGCTGGATCCGGCCATGAAACTGGCCGGGCCCGCGTTTACCGTTGAAGTCCGGCCGGGCGACAACCTGATGATTCACGCGGCGATCTCGCTGGCCAAGCCCGGCGACGTGCTGGTCATCGATGGCAAGGGTGACCTGAGCGCCGCGCTGATGGGCACCATCATGATGAACGCCTGCCGTCAGTTGGGGCTTGCCGGCGTGGTGATCGACGGCGCCGCGCGCGACACCACCGAGATCATCGAAATGGGCTACCCGGTGTTCGCCGCCGGCGCCAACCCCAATGGCCCAACCAAGAACGTGCCCGGCCGCATCGGCCACCCGGTATCCGTGGGCGGCGTCACCGTCCACGCCGGTGACTTCATCATCGGCGACGCCGACGGCTTGGTGGTCGTGGAACGAGAAAAAATCGAAGGCCTGCTGCCCGCCGCCGAAAAGAAGGTGCGCGACGAAGCCGCTCGTATCGCCGCCATCCAGGCCGGCGACACCGAAGCCAAATGGCTGACCGCCGCTTTGC